A window of Bradyrhizobium sp. AZCC 1719 genomic DNA:
CACCACCGTCTTCAGATAATTATACGCCTTGATGATCTCGATCAGGCGGTCCTCGGTAGAGCGGTCGCCGCCATTGGCGTCGGGATGGTGCTGCTTGACCAGCGCCTTGTACTTGGCCTTGACGTCATCGAGCGTTGCTTCGGCGGAAAGCCCCATCACCTGCAGCGCCTTGCGCTCGGCGTTCATCACCTTGCGCGTTTCGGTCTTGGCCTGCGCGCCCGGCCCCGGCCGCCAGCGGCCGCGACCGTTGAGCTCGGAGAACATGCTGAACGGATCGGCGGCGCCGTCAAAGTCCTCGGCGCTGGGCTGCTTGCCCTTCTTGCCGGCGGTATTGGCGCCCATCTTCCAGGTCGGGCGATGGCCGGTCAGCGCATCCTTCTGATAGCGCGCGACGGCATCGGCGTTCATGCCCTGGAAGAAATTGTAGGATTGGTTGTATTCGCGCACATGGTTGAGACAGAAGTGCCAGTACTCGCGGGAATTCTCCCGGCCCTTGGGCGCGCGGTGCGGGCCCTTGTTCTGGCAGCCCGCCCACTCGCACATGGCGGCTTCCTCGCGCGCCTGCGCCTGCTGCTTCGCGCTCAGCTTGTTGGGCTTGATGCGAATGGAATCGAAGAACTTGGATGAATCAATCGGCATGGCTGACTATGACTACGCAATGCGAAAGGCTTCAAGTCTTGACATTGCGAATACCTCCGTTCGGATGTGCCATTGACGGGAAGCGGACACAGAATTATCTGCCACCATCATGAGCACCAGGGACATTATCATAAACAAGTTGCGTGAAGCTTTCTTGCCGGAAAGCCTCGACGTCGCGGACGAATCTCATCTGCATGAGGGCCATGCGGGCCACCGGCCAGGCGGTGAGACGCATTTCAGGGTTTATATCGTATCTGAAGCCTTCGAAGGGAAGAGCCGGGTTGAACGCCACCGCATGGTAAATGCGACGCTTGCGGCGGAACTTGAGGGCGCCGTCCATGCACTTGCCATCAGGGCGCAGGCGCCCCGGGAAGGTCAGGGCTGAAGAATCCGATCAACCCGATCTTGAAGTGCGCCGACAGACAGGCCGAAGACCTGTGGCTTTTGCTCAAGATCGCGCAGACGGCACAACCGTTTTGATTTATCTGTTGACTGCTGGGCGATGGACGCAGTTCCATCCGAACCGGGGCCGGAGCGGCCCCAATGCCATCGCCGCTCGATAGGGTCGTCCGATGCAGCATTGGGTACGCTTCAGATGGGCCGTGGCCGTGATCGTCCTGGTTGCGTCAACCAAGGCACAAGCGCTGGACATGCCGAGCCCGTTTGTCCAGGAGGTGCTCATCAAGAGCATTCTGGTGACGCTCAACGACGCGGTGGCATCGGACAATTTCACGGTCCTGCACGCCAAGATTTCAAAGCCGTTCCGCGACCAGTTTCCGCCCGACAAGCTACGGACTGTCTTCAAGGACCTGGTCGAGAAGCACGCCGTGTTCGACGCGATCGTCGCCAGCCCGGTCATTCCGGAAGAGGACGCCAAGATCGATGACAAGGGTGTGCTGCGCCTGAAGGGCCGCTTCGACACCACGCCGAAAAAGGTGAAGTATCAGCTCGGCTTCATTCCCTCCGACGGCCAGTGGAAACTCTCTGGCGTTACGATCGATATTGAATAGCTCAAGATCCCGTCAGCGGCCCATGCGCGGAGAGGCGCTCAGAACGCCGTCCCCGCCCGCTTAGGCTTCGGATACTCCGCGTCGGTTTCGCGCGGCAGCGGCGTGATCTTCAGCGCGGTGATACGGTTGCGCTCGCGGCGCAGCACGCGGAAGCGGCAACCGTGGAAGGTAAAATTCTGGCCGCGTTCGGGAATCGAGCGCGCCTCGTGAATCACGAGGCCGGCGACCGTCGTCGCCTCCTCGTCGGGCAGATGCCAGTTCATGGCGCGGTTGAGATCGCGGATCGGCACCGAGCCATCCACCACGACGGAGCCGTCGGCCTGGACTCGGACGCCGGCGACCACGACGTCATGCTCGTCGGAAATATCGCCGACGATCTCTTCCAGGACGTCTTCCAGCGTCACCATGCCTTCGACCTCGCCATATTCGTCGACGACGAGCGCAAAATGGGTCTTGCGGCGGCGGAACGCCTTCAACTGTTCGGACAGGGGCCGCATCTCCGGCACGAACCAGGGCGGCAGCATGATCGCTGAAACGTCGATGCGAGAAGTGTCGCCTTCGGACGCACGGATCGCGCGCAGCAGGTCCTTGGCGTGCAGCACGCCGATAATGTTCTCCGGCTTGTCGCGCCACAGGGGAATGCGGGTGTACTCGGTCGCCAGCACCTCGCGCACC
This region includes:
- a CDS encoding J domain-containing protein — translated: MPIDSSKFFDSIRIKPNKLSAKQQAQAREEAAMCEWAGCQNKGPHRAPKGRENSREYWHFCLNHVREYNQSYNFFQGMNADAVARYQKDALTGHRPTWKMGANTAGKKGKQPSAEDFDGAADPFSMFSELNGRGRWRPGPGAQAKTETRKVMNAERKALQVMGLSAEATLDDVKAKYKALVKQHHPDANGGDRSTEDRLIEIIKAYNYLKTVVRA
- a CDS encoding BolA family protein: MSTRDIIINKLREAFLPESLDVADESHLHEGHAGHRPGGETHFRVYIVSEAFEGKSRVERHRMVNATLAAELEGAVHALAIRAQAPREGQG